CGGCGATTATGATGAGTGGCCGGCCATCGTTGCGCAGCTGGCCGATGAGACCGACGGCCCGGTGGTGCTGATGGGCCTGTCGGCGGGCGGAATGACGGCGGTCTTCGCCGCCGAGGCGGCCCGGACGGTGGACGGGGTTATCGTGACCACGCTGCTCGATGCGGGCGATCCGGCCATGCTGATGCGCGCCGCGCGCTGGCGGTGGCTGGGCGCCCTGTCGCTGCTGGGCTTCGCGCTCATGCCGTGGCTGATCGACCGGCTCTGGCTGCCTCTGTGGCTGGCGACGCCGATGCGGGCCATGTCGAGCGACGTGCAGATGAATGACTATTTTGCGCGCGACCCCCTGCTCGGCCGTCTTTGGGTGCGGCTGGGCTTCTTCCGCACCCTGCACGCCCGCAAGGCAAAGCGCCTTTCGCCCGGCTGTCCGCTCTTGCTGGTGCATCCCGGCGCCGATGCTTGGACGCCCACTGAGTTGAGCCTGCGGGTGTTCGAGCGGATCGAGGGCCAGAAGACCTTCGTCGAGCTGAGCAACGGGTCGCACCTGCCGCTGGAGCGCCCGGCCTTTGACGAGCTTCAAGCCAGCATCAGCCGGTTTCTGGAGGGCGTGGCCGGTGGGGGCGGTTGAGGGTTGAGCGGGGCGATGCCCGTGGCCGGTTCCGGGGGTCAATTCTCCCCATCGTTCCAAGCTGGAAGATCACGCAAGGCGATCGCAGCCTGTCAAGGACGACCGAGCCTTCGCTCGGTCGCCGCGCGGCGGCGGCCCGCAGGGCCGTCCTTGACAGACTGCGACGCTTGCGAAAATGGCTCAGCAAGGAGCGACGGCGAGATGGGGTCGCAAATGAAGCAGTGAGCGCGAAATCCGGCCCCGGTCAGGTGGGAAGGCCGCGCATGACATGCATGGCTCTGTCATGGATATAGGCCAGCTCGTTGACCAGCCTCGCCCACACCGAAGGCGGATCCTGGCCGCTCACTCCGCCGCCGCTTCCGCCGCCTCGCGGCTGGCGCGGAGTTTTTCGGCCTGGTCCTCGACCGCGGCGACGATGCGCTCGATCATGTCTTCATTGGAGACTTTTTCGGTTTGCTGGCCGGCGAAATAAAGCATGCCGGCGCCCTTGCCGCCGCCGGTGAACCCCAGATCGGTGTAGGCCGCCTCGCCCGGGCCATTGACCACGCAGCCGATGATGGACAGCGAGATCGGCTCGGAAATGTGTTCCAGGCGCTCTTCCAGCGCCTCAACGGTCTTGATCACGTCAAAGCCCTGCCGCGCGCAGGACGGGCAGGAGATGATGTTCACCCCGCGCGTGCGCAGGCCCAGGGATTTGAGGATATCAAAGCCGACCTTGATCTCCTGCACCGGATCGGCGCTGAGCGAGACGCGGATCGTGTCGCCAATCCCGGCCCAGAGGAGATTGCCAAGCCCGATGGCGCTTTTGATGCCGCCGGTGCGTAGCCCGCCCGCTTCCGTCACGCCCAGATGCAGCGGCGCGTCGGTGGCTTCTGACAGCATCTGATAGGCCGCCACGGTCAGGAAGACGTCAGAGGCTTTCACCGAGATCTTGTAGTCGCGGAAATCGAGATCTTCGAGAATGCGCGCATGGTCCAGCGCGCTTTCCACCATGGCCTCGGGGCAGGGCTCGCCGTATTTTTCCAGCAGGTGGCGCTCCAGCGAGCCGGCATTCACCCCGATGCGGATGGAGCAGCCATTATTGCGCGCCGCCGACACCACATCGCGCACCCGGTCCATGGACCCGATATTGCCCGGATTGATGCGAAGGCAGGCCGCGCCCGCCTCCGCCGCCTCGATGCCGCGCTTGTAGTGAAAATGGATATCCGCCACCAGCGGCACGCGCGACTCGCGCGCAATGGTGCGGAAAGCGGCGGTGCTTTCCGGGTCGGGGCAGGACACGCGCACGATATCGGCGCCGGCCTCTTCCAGCTGGGCAATCTGGTTGAGCGTGGCGCGGGCGTCCGTAGTGGGCGTGTTGGTCATAGACTGCACGCTGATCGGCGCGCCGCCGCCCACAGGCACGGGGCCGACCATGATCCGCCGGCTCTCGCGCCGGTCAATCATGCGCCAGGGGCGCACTTTGGTGTGGGCTTCAACGGCCATGGCCATCCCGCTTCATGCTTGCACCCCGGATATAGCCCGCCCTGCGCCCGTGTGCGAGGGGGCGCCGCCGCATGTGTCCGCGCGGCGCCGCTCAAAGGGCGATCACCGCCCGCCGGCGGCGGTCATGGCGCTGAGCAGGAATTCCGACACCGGGGTGTTGTCCAGCGCCTCGCCGCGCTCGCCCAGGGCGCCGATCGGGCGTCCGGCGGCGCGCAACAGCACCAAGCCTGCATCACTGGCCGAAACCGTCAGCCCCGGCTCGTCGGGGGCGCGATAGATGTCGCCGGCTTCCATCTGGCGTGAGACCAGAATGCGGCCCGACGCGTCACGCACTTCCAGATGCACCAGGCCGCCCGCTTCCAGCACCACGGCGCCGGTGCTGCGCGGCCCGGGCAGGCCGGCCCAGATGTCCTCTGGCTGGCTGGCGGTCCGCGCGGCGGCGGCAGGCGTTGGGGTGGCTGTTTCGGCGCTCATCATGGCGAGGATGGGCTGACCCGCCGCGCTGGCGGTGTCGCGCTGGGACACGTAGTGCCCGTACCAGCCGGCCATGGCGACCACGGCGCAAAGCAGAGCCAGCGTGCCCAGCATGCCGCGCGGCAGCTTGATCTCGCGCTTTTCCTGTGGGGCGGTGGGCTGGGACCGCCCGGTGTCGCATTCCACCTCGGACTTGAACTGCTCCACGCATCCGGCTGCGTCGAGGCCGAGAAAATTCGCGTACGTGCGCAGATAGCCCACGGCGTAGGCGCGCGAGGGCAGGCCGCGCGGGTCCATGGATTCCAGCGCTTCGAGATAATCGCGTTTGATGCGGGTGCGGTCGGAGGCCGAATCCAGGGTCAGTTCGGCATCGATTCGCGCCGAGCGAAGGCGTTCGCCCAGCGTCGTGCCGGTATCGTCAACGCGCCTGCCGGGCTGAGAAAACACAGCATCCACAGGAATGTAGGCGCTATCCGGCACGGTGGTGTCGAGCTTGCCCATTGAGGCCTTGATCATGTCATGCGCCTAGGCGGCGCCCCCTCCCCGAGTGTGGCCCGGCGGCCTCACTGCAACACCATTCAATCAAATGCTTGTCATTTCATCAACAAGTTCTCGCGGCAGACCCGCATTTTCTCCCGCTGACAGCAGCGCGCGGCGCAAATCCGGCCGTCCTTGCGCGATCGCCTCGTCCAGCCAGGCGCCCAGGCGCGCCGCGTCCACGCCCGCCAGCGCACGCTTGACCGGCCCGATCATGCCGCCGGCCATGGATAGCGACCGGTAGCCCAGCCCCGTCAGCACGCAGGCCTCTAGCGGACGTCCGGCCAGCTCGCCGCAGACATTGACCGGCTTGCCCGCGCCGTCGCACGCCTCGCGCACCGACTTGAACAGAGCCAGGGCCGGGGTGCTGATGGGGTCATAGCGCCCTGCCACGCGCGGGTTCTGGCGGTCGGCGGCGAAGAAATACTGCATCAGATCATTGGCCCCGACCGATACGAAGTCCGCCATGGCCAGGCACGCTTGCGGCGCAAACGCGATGGCCGGGGTCTCCAGCATGAAGCCGATGCGCACGCTGGATGGCGGGACGTGGCCATGGCGCTCGGCGTGATGCAGCTCCTGCTGGAGCATGGCGCTGGCGTCAGTGAATTCGCGCGGATCGGTGATCAGCGGGAACAGCACGTTCAGCGCCCGGCCCGAGGCGGCGTGGACCAGGGCGCGCAGCTGGTAGCGGGTGAGGCCCGGCCGGTCGAGGCCCATGCGAAGGCCCCGCCAGCCCAGCGCCGGGTTGGCTTCGCGCGTCGCCCGCGTGTAGGGCGCGACCTTGTCACCGCCCAGATCCAGCGTGCGGAACACCACCGGGCGGTCGCCGGCCGCGTCCAGCGCGGCGGCGTACAGATCGATCTGGGCCTGCAGGCGCGGCAATGTGTCGGAGACCATGAACTGGAATTCGGTGCGGAACAGGCCGATGCCTTCCGCCCCGCTCTCCTCCAGCCGCATCAGCTCCACTAGCAGACCGGCATTGGCTGACAAGACGATGCGCGCGCCGTCTTTGGTCATGGCCGGCGCGCCGCGCAGGCCCGCATAGACCCGGCGGCGTTCGGCAAGGCCCGCGATCCGCTCGTCATAGGCCTCGCGCACCTCATCGGACGGGCGGGCGTGCAACAGGCCGAACTCGCCATCGACGATCACGGCGTCGCCGTCCTCCACCCGGTCCAGCGCGCCTTCGATCTGGCCCACCATGGGAATGCCCAGCGCCTTGGCGACAATGGCGGCATGGCTGGTCTGGGAGCCTTCCTCCACCGCCACGCCGACCAGATTGCGCCGGTCCAGCTCCAGAAGCTCGGCCGGTCCGATGCTGCGCGCGATCAGGACCGCGCCTTCGGGCAGCTGGGCCGCCGCTTCCGCGCCATTGCGCTCCAAGTGACGCAAAAGCCGGTTGGCGAGGTCTTCCAGATCATGCAGGCGTTCGCGGAAGTACGGATCGCGCGCCTGCATCAGCCGGGCGCGATGCTCGTTGCGCACGCGCTCCACGGCGGCTTCGGCGGTCAGGCCCGCGCGCACCGCCTCGCGCAGCTGGTCCAGCCAGCCGCGGTCATGGGCGAACATGCGATAGGCCTCGAGCACTTCGCGCGACGGCGTGCCCATGGGCGCGCGCCCGGAATCCAGCAACAGGTCCACAGAGCGGCGCAGGCGCTTGATGGCGTCCTCCAGCCGGCTCTCCTCGGCCTCGGCGTCCTCGGCCACCATGCGGGCGGGGCGCACATGGGGCTCGTGCTTGACCGCCACGCCGCGCGCCAGCCCGCCCGACAGGGCCAGACCCTGAAAGCGTTCGGGCCGCGACAGGCGCAGCTCCAGACCGGAAAACGCCTCGGCGCCCACCAGATCGCCGGATACAACAATCTCGGCCAGCAGCATGGCGACGGTCTGCAGCGTCTCGATCTCTTCTTCGGTGATCGGACGCACGGCCCGGGTCTGGGCGGTGAGCACGCCCACCAGGCGCCCGCCGCGCAGGATCGGCACGCCGACAAAACTCTTGAACGGCTCCTCGCCGGTTTCAGGCCGGAAGGAGAAGCTGGGATGGTTCGGGGCGTCTTCCACCGAGAAGGGCCGCGCGCGCCGCGCCACCAGACCCACCAGGCCTTCACCGGCTTTGAGCCGCGTGCGGTGCACCGCGTCGGGCTTCAGGCCGTGAGTGGCCGACAGCTCCAGCGCGCCGGACGGGCGCACCAGATAGATCGAGCACACTTCCGAGGCGGTTTCTTCAGAAATAATGTCGGTGAGCCGGTCGAGGCGCTTTTGCGCATCCTCCTGCACCGCCATCAGGTCGCGGATCCGCCCGAGCAGGCGGCGCGGTCCGCGCGCGGCGGGCTGCAGGGCGTCTGGCGTCATGATCACCGTTCCGTTGGCGTGTGGGGCGGCGCTCGGGCCCGCCCGCTATTGGGCAGACAAGCGCGCCGCGCGCAACCCTGTCTGCAGATCAGAGACAGCGCCGGCCCCCGGTGCGTCAAGGGGCGGGGGCTCTGTCCGGTTCCCGGCGGGCGAAGCGCTGGCGGTGTTCGCGCGGGCTCAGCCCGGTGCGCGCGCGCAGGTGCAGGCGCATCAGCGCCGCCGAGCCGAACCCTGATCGCCGCGCAATCTCCTCCATGGGCAAGGCGGTGGTTTCCAGCAGGGCGCACGCCGCCTCCACCCGCACGCCGGTCAGCCACCGGCCCGGAGTTTCGCCGGTGATCTCAAGGAAACGGCGCGCGAAGGTGCGCAAGCTCATCGCCGCCGCGCGGGCCATGTCGCCTTGCGTCCAGGGCCGGTGCGGCGCCTGACGCACTGCGTCCATCAAGGGCGCCAGGCGTCCGCCGGGGCGTGGCGGCACAGGCCGCTCGATGAATTGCGCCTGCCCGCCATTGCGATGCGCGGGGATGACGAGGCGGCGCGCCACGCTGTTGGCGGCTTCGGGGCCGAAATCCTGACGGATGATATGCAGCATGAGGTCGATGCCCGCCGCTGAACCCGCCGAGGTATAAATCCCGTCCGCCTCGGCATAGAGCACGCGGGCGTCCACCTCGAGGGCCGGATAGGTGTCCTGCAGCGCCTTCGCATAGCGCCAGTGGGTGGCCGCGCGCTTGCCATCCAGCAAGCCCGCCGCCGCCAGCAGGAAAGCGCCTGAGCAGATGGAGGCTATCCGGGCGCCGCGCGCATGCGCCTTGCGCAGGGCGGTGATCAGGCCCTCCGGCGCGTCCCGCTTTGGCCAGCCGGGAATGATGATCAGGTCAGCGTGCTCCAGAACGTCTGGAGATGCATCCGGGGCGATCATTGTCAGGCCGCCCAGCGCCCGCATCGGGCCATCGCTTGCCGGGCAAAGGGCGAAACGGTACCAGTCCGGGCCCATTTCCGGGCGCGGCAGGGCGAAGATTTCCGCCGCAATGGCAAATTCGAACGTGCACAGCCCGTCATAAATCAGGACCGCCACAAGCGGTCCGGAGGGCGCGTCGTCGTTTGGCGGAATATTACTCATCATTGTCTTTTCTGCCACTCGCCGCCCCGCGCGGCAAGCGGCAGATTGGCGGCGTTCGATCTGCCTGAGGAGGTCCCCATGGCCAGCGCCGTCACAACTGTCCCTGCCGCCCCGCCGCACGCAGCCGAGGCGCATTTCGCCGCCCTGTTCACCTATGAAACCGATTGCTGGGACGTGCATGAGGCGCTGGGCGCTGAAGCCGACTTCGTCCTGCTCGATATGCGCAGCCTGGCCCAGTTCGAGGCCGGCCATGTGCCCGGCGCGATCCATCTGCCCCATGGCCGCATCACCGCGTCAAAACTGGCGCGCTGGACGCAGGAAACCCTGTTCGTGACCTATTGCGCCGGGCCGCATTGCAATGGCGCCGCGCGCGGCGCCCTGCGCATCGCCCGGCTGGGGCGGAAGGTGAAGATCATGGCGGGCGGCGTCACGGGCTGGCTCGATGAAGGGTTTGACCTGGCCCGCAGCGCGCCCTGAGGCTTATCCGAGCCCCAGCGCCGCGCGCACGGGCGGCGTCCAGCCCACATGCGGTGCGCCGCCCGCCTCGATCACGGGCCGTTTGATGAGGGTTGGGTGGGCGGCGAGCAGGCCGGCCGGATCATCGGCCAGACGCGCGCGCTGACCCGCGTCAAGGCCGCGCCATGTGGTGGAGCGGGTATTGGCCAGCTGCTCAACGCCCACAGCCGCGATCCAGCCGGGCAGGCGCGCCGCCAAGCCTGGATCATTGCGCACATCGACAAACGCGACGCTGCGCCCCGCCGCCTCGAGCGCCTTGAGCGCCTTGCGGCAGGTATCGCAGGTTTTCAGGCCATAAAGGGTGATGTCCGTCACGGCCCGGCTCACACCAGCGCCAGCACGCAGCGCACGGTCATGACGATCAGGACTGTCGTCGCCAGCACATAGAGGGCGAAACGCACCGGGATGAAATTGACCAGCGCCTGATAAAGGCTGTGAGCAATGCGCACGAAGACATAGCTCCAGGCCAGGCCGATAAACACGGCGTCCGTCATCCCCATCAGCTGGATGTAGAAGATCAGCGCGTAGAACAGCATGGGCTGCTCGTGCAGGTGATTATGGTTGTCGGCCACCTGGCGCACCGAGCGCGGCAGCACGTCCATTTCCGACTTTTCGCGCAGCTTGGCGGCGTTGATGCCGGCCTTCTGCATGGCGGGGATGCGCGTGGCGTACATCCACAGCCACATCACCAGCGTCCAGGCGATCAGGACCAGAACGGGGGTGAGAATGGTATCGTACATGACAGGCCTCCGCACAAACCGGCGCGCGCCCAGCCGCGCAGCCGCTGGTGCGCAGTCAAGCCTGAGTCCGGCTTGCGAGGAAGCGGGATCTCATCTGAGCTCGGCTTCGTGCGGTTTCAGCGCGGCGGGACGGTATGGCGGCGCTCCGGCTGCGTACCGGTGCAGCACCGACGCATGCAGGCCATCGCGCGCCGGAGACGGGATCTTGCGCGGTTCGTGACCCAGCTTGTCCAGAAGACCGCGGCTGCGCTCCGGCAGCGGATGCAGCGGATCGGGACGGAACCATTTATCGGGGTGGCGGGTCAGATCCACGCCGAGCCCCAGCGCCGCGGCCTCCTGCGCCATCCAGTCGAGGGCGACGTCCGCCAGGGGCTCGCTCGCCTCCTCCCCGCCGCCAACCCCGCCATGGCCGCCGGCGAACCAGACCTGTTTGACCTGATCCGGACTGGCATTGGGCGAAGCGAACATGTCGGTGGGCGCGAACGCCTTGCGGTCCTCGTCAATGGCGCAGGCATGACGCGCATGGGCGATGGAGCGGTTGAGGAAACAGTCGTGAAATCTGTAATCCTTATTGCTCCGCCGGGCGAAGGCGCCCAGTCCGGGGATGCGGGTTTCGGGAATGCCGCGCATGCCCACCGTGTCCCAGCATCCCAGAAACCGGATGGGCGCCACGGCGCCATGGTCCGTGCGGAAGGCCACAGCCTCGGGCGAAGAGGGCTTCACATCCGGCGTGCGGTACAGCTCGAAGGCCTCATCCAGCTTGTGGATCGACATCCGGCTCAACAGCCCGGAACAGTAGATCATCCCGGCCAGCGAGCGGACGGTGAAGGCGCCGCGCGAAAAGCCGAACAGATAAATCTCGTCGCCAGGCTCGTAATTGAAGGCCAGGAATTGATAGGCCGCGCTGATCTTCTGCTCCAGCCCGGACCCGAACAGACCGCCCAGCGCGCGCTGGATATTGGCGCCCTGGCGCTCGAACCAGTTGGCGTTGGCGAAATCGAAGGGCACGCCAACCCCGGTATCGTAATAGACGATCTGCTGGACCGGTGCGCTCTCCGGTCCGGGCGCCTCAGGCAATATGGCGCGGGCGATCTTGACCACATTGGTGGGACAGGGCTGACCCACACGCTGCCAGGTGCCATCGCAACACACGACCAGTCGCTTCATGAAACATCCTTCCAGCGCATCAATCCGGCGCGGAAGAGTATTCCCTTAAGGGGTGTGTGGGGACAAGGCGAATTCGCCTAAGTCGCAATAAACATATTGGGGCCTGAGCGTAGGTTGCTTACCGATCCATCAAGCGGCGGGGCTGGCTTCCAGCAGTAACTTGTCAGGAACCGTCATATCCGGTCCCGGCTTGAGAATGCAGTGGATGGCTTTCTCGAGGGTCAGCGTAATTTCCGCGCGAGCCTGTCCGGCGTCATTCGATTCAAACAACTCAAAAAACAGCGCGTATTGACCGTCAGGGATCGCGATCTGGACCGTGTCAACCACATTGCCGCACTCCAGGCCCCGCCCCCCCTTCACATGGATAGGCACAAGAATGACCCGGTTCGCGCTTGGACTTGGCGCATATGTTTTGAGCTGTCTGATATTCACCCACAGCTGATGGATGTTTGGGGAAATGGCGAATGACACGCTGGCCGGACGCCAAGCGAAACCTTGGGCAATGTGGCCTTCTGCCCAGTCATTGTAGGGATGTTCCTCATCCGAGGAGAACACCGCCAGTTGCGCATAAAGGATCGGGAGCAAGCATTCCATAATAAAACCAAAGAGATAGCTGCATCATTCGGGCCGCCCAGCCCAGATCCCGATCAGGACGCGTCCACCTTGCCGTGGCAGTGCTTGTATTTCTTGCCCGACCCGCACGGGCAAAGCTCATTGCGCGACACGCGGCCCCAGGTCGAGGGATCGGCGGGATCGACCGCCGCGGCGGCGACGCGCGAGGATAGCGGGGCGCGCGCGCCTGCGGCGGCGCGGGTTCCGCCCGCAGCACCCTCGGCGCCGATCGTGTTGCGGCCCGTGGCCGGGTCGGCGTGGCGTACTTCCAGATTTTCAGGCGGGCGCGGCGCCGGGATGGGGGCCGACGGCGCCAGGCGCAGATTGAACAGCATGCGCGTTGTCTCAAAGCGCAGCTCGTCCAGCAGCCCTTCGAACAGCGAGAAGGCCTCGGTCTTGTACTCGTTGAGCGGATCACGCTGGGCGTAGCCGCGCAGGCCGATGACCGAGCGCAGGGCGTCAAGCTGCTGCAGGTGCTCGCGCCAGTTCTGGTCAATGGTCTGAAGCAGGATCTGCTTTTCGATGCGGCGCATCAGCTCCGGGCCGATATCGGCGGCGCGCTCGGCATAGGCTTCGTCCACCGCTCTGGACAGGCGGTCGAGGATTTCCTCGTCCGCGATGCCTTCCTCGGCGGCCCATTCGGTGACCGGCAGTTCGAGGTTGAAATACTTGGTCACGGCCTCTTTCAGGCCCGCTACGTCCCACTGGTCAGCATAGGCCTTAGGCGGAATGTGGCGGTTGACCAGATCCTCGGCGCACTGGGCGCGCATGTCCTTGATCACGTCGGACACGTTGGCGGCGGTCATGAACTCGATACGCTGCTCGAAGATCGCCTTGCGCTGGTCGTTCATGACGTCGTCGTATTTCAGTATGTTCTTGCGGATGTCGAAATTGCGTTGCTCGACCTTTTTCTGCGAGGTCTCCACCGCCTTGGTCATCCACGGGTGCTGGATCGCCTCGCCATCCTTCAGCCCCAGCGTGCGCATGATGGTGTCCAGGCGCTCGGGCGCGAAAATGCGCAACAGATCGTCTTCCACCGACAGATAGAAGGCCGTGCGGCCCGGGTCGCCCTGACGGCCCGACCGGCCGCGCAGCTGATTGTCGATCCGGCGGCTTTCATGGCGCTCGGTGCCGATCACGAACAGGCCGCCGGCCTCCAGCGCCTTTTGCTTCTTGGCCTCGACGTCTGCGGCGATCTCGGCCTTCTGGGCGGCGATCTCCTCCTCGGACGGCGTGCGGCCGGCTTCTTCTTCCGCGGCGAGCCAGTCTTCGATGCGGGCGTCCACATTGCCACCCAGCTTGATGTCGGTGCCGCGCCCGGCCATGTTGGTGGCGATGGTCACAGCCCCCGGCACACCGGCCTGGGCTATGATGCTCGCCTCCTGCTCGTGATAGCGCGCATTGAGCACTTTGTGGGTGATCTTCTTTTCCGTCAGGAAAGCCGACAGCGATTCCGATTTCTCGATGGAGACCGTGCCCACCAGAACCGGCTGGTCCTTCTTGTGCGCGGCTTCGATGGCGGTGAGGATCGCTTCGTTCTTTTCGCGCGCGGTGCGGTAGAGCTCGTCCTCTTCGTCGATCCGCTGGATCGGGCGGTTGGTCGGGATTTCCATCACGCCCAGGCTGTAGATGGCGGCGAACTCGTCGGCCTCGGTGGCCGCGGTGCCGGTCATCCCCGCCAGCTTGTCATAGAGGCGGAAGTAATTCTGGAAGGTGATAGAGGCCAGCGTCTGGTTTTCCGGCTGGATCTCGACCTGCTCCTTGGCCTCGATGGCCTGGTGCAGGCCTTCGGACAGGCGCCGGCCCGGCATCATGCGGCCGGTGAACTCGTCGATCAGGATCACATCGCCGTCGCGCACGATGTAGTCCTTGTCCTTGCGGAACAGCTTGTGGGCTTTCAGCGCCTGGTTGACGTGGTGAACCGTGGTGACATTCTCGATGTCATACAGGTCGCCGGTCTCCAGAAGGCCACGCTCGCGCAGCAAGTCCTCGATATGCTCATTGCCCTCTTCGGTGAAGGTGCACGAGCGGGACTTTTCGTCGACCGCAAAGTCCTCGTCATCCAGCAGCGGGATGATCGTGTCGATGGTCTTGTAGAAATCCGTGCGGTCGTCGGTGCGCCCGGAGATGATGAGCGGCGTGCGCGCCTCGTCGATCAGGATGGAGTCCACCTCGTCCACGATGGCGTAGTGGTGGGTCGCCTTCTCCAGCGGCCGGCCGCCGAACTGCACCATGTCGGCCAGCGAGTATTTCATATTGTCGCGCAGATAGTCGAAGCCCAGCTCGTTATTGGTGCCGTAGGTGATGTCGCAGGCATAGGCCGCGCGGCGTTCCTCGTCATAAATGCCGTGGACGATCACGCCCGTGGTCATGCCGAGCCGGGCGTAGACCTGACCCATCCATTCGGAGTCGCGCTTGGCCAGATAATCGTTCACCGTGACGATGTGCACGCCCTTGCCCGGCAGGGCGTTGAGATAGGCGGCCAGCGT
The window above is part of the Hyphomonadaceae bacterium ML37 genome. Proteins encoded here:
- the secA gene encoding preprotein translocase subunit SecA, with translation MLNFTRKLFGSSNDRVVKRMRPQVEKINALEPDFVALDDDQLKAKTAEFRQRHEAGESLDKLLPEAFAAVREAARRALGERHYDVQLMGGITLHEGSIAEMKTGEGKTLVSTLAAYLNALPGKGVHIVTVNDYLAKRDSEWMGQVYARLGMTTGVIVHGIYDEERRAAYACDITYGTNNELGFDYLRDNMKYSLADMVQFGGRPLEKATHHYAIVDEVDSILIDEARTPLIISGRTDDRTDFYKTIDTIIPLLDDEDFAVDEKSRSCTFTEEGNEHIEDLLRERGLLETGDLYDIENVTTVHHVNQALKAHKLFRKDKDYIVRDGDVILIDEFTGRMMPGRRLSEGLHQAIEAKEQVEIQPENQTLASITFQNYFRLYDKLAGMTGTAATEADEFAAIYSLGVMEIPTNRPIQRIDEEDELYRTAREKNEAILTAIEAAHKKDQPVLVGTVSIEKSESLSAFLTEKKITHKVLNARYHEQEASIIAQAGVPGAVTIATNMAGRGTDIKLGGNVDARIEDWLAAEEEAGRTPSEEEIAAQKAEIAADVEAKKQKALEAGGLFVIGTERHESRRIDNQLRGRSGRQGDPGRTAFYLSVEDDLLRIFAPERLDTIMRTLGLKDGEAIQHPWMTKAVETSQKKVEQRNFDIRKNILKYDDVMNDQRKAIFEQRIEFMTAANVSDVIKDMRAQCAEDLVNRHIPPKAYADQWDVAGLKEAVTKYFNLELPVTEWAAEEGIADEEILDRLSRAVDEAYAERAADIGPELMRRIEKQILLQTIDQNWREHLQQLDALRSVIGLRGYAQRDPLNEYKTEAFSLFEGLLDELRFETTRMLFNLRLAPSAPIPAPRPPENLEVRHADPATGRNTIGAEGAAGGTRAAAGARAPLSSRVAAAAVDPADPSTWGRVSRNELCPCGSGKKYKHCHGKVDAS